The genomic window TACTAACAAATTATCATGAGCAAGAGCAGTCCAGGTTATCGATTCATCCGCTATCTCGAATCGCGGCTACAAGGGTCCGCGGCGGGCAAGACGGGGGTGGCCTGCTATCGGCTCATTCGCCACCTCCGCGTCGGTTCGCGACGGAGGCAACTAGCCCGGGACTATGGACGGGATACGCTGCCGACCATACGTTGCGATGAATGGCTTGGACCCGGCCCTTGCACACTTTCTCATTACACCTTTGCGCCCTGGAGCACGTCACCGATCGAACACGCGCTGATCCAGGGTTTGGCCCGTCGTTTGAAACCGTGCCATTTTCTTGAAATCGGGTCCTTGCGGGGGGAGCTTTTGGCAAATCTGAACGGCTTTGTAGAATCCGCCATCAGCCTTTCCCTTTCGAAGGACGACATGATCAAGCGGGGCTATCCCAAAGGAGTGGTCGATACGAATCTGCTATATGAAAATGAGGTCGAGCATCTTTCCGTGATCTACGCGGACTCAAGGGAATATGACTTTTCCAAACTCCCGCCCCCACCGCGCAATCTGGTTTTTGTCGATGGCGACCACGCCTATGAAATGGTCAAGCACGATACGAAGAATGTCTTGAGTGTTTGCGCCGGGGAATCTGCGATCGTCTGGCACGATTATGCGTTGGGAGATCAGATGACGGTGAACTGGCCAGTGTTTGCCGGCATTCTCGATGGTCTTCCGAGGAGCATCTGGAGCAGACTTTATCATGTGAATAACACTGCGTGCGCAGTTCTGCTTCCCGAAAGCTGGAGCGTCCGCCTTCACGAGAATCCGTTTTAT from Verrucomicrobiota bacterium includes these protein-coding regions:
- a CDS encoding class I SAM-dependent methyltransferase, whose translation is MSKSSPGYRFIRYLESRLQGSAAGKTGVACYRLIRHLRVGSRRRQLARDYGRDTLPTIRCDEWLGPGPCTLSHYTFAPWSTSPIEHALIQGLARRLKPCHFLEIGSLRGELLANLNGFVESAISLSLSKDDMIKRGYPKGVVDTNLLYENEVEHLSVIYADSREYDFSKLPPPPRNLVFVDGDHAYEMVKHDTKNVLSVCAGESAIVWHDYALGDQMTVNWPVFAGILDGLPRSIWSRLYHVNNTACAVLLPESWSVRLHENPFYPETRYSISISVNQTASVVSSTAPAGVGQS